Proteins encoded in a region of the Oscarella lobularis chromosome 17, ooOscLobu1.1, whole genome shotgun sequence genome:
- the LOC136197066 gene encoding uncharacterized protein: protein MDPFGNAINLTYVDYGDNGARDRYLSKIKYAEGTASVEFNYEIRPDPIVSYFSGMELLTSRRLTTISTSSAVPVEDGFGVETAPVYVLSYATSSLSGASLLLSGASLLESVQLCSGCFELCQPPLQLTYESPSPIDIPSLAIPYVFEMNSSDTSMFVQFLPGITPYSPGGFPLYSLCSVHGREPIVYPSQTVIEDSNAQLNVDANGDGVTDLLFVQYDAKFGISTVLFLSRGDGNFDAVTSSFRKPTVPFSGSPDDCCAWGALELYADSLFLDNRDFFSTSHNVLRTI, encoded by the coding sequence ATGGATCCGTTTGGAAACGCAATTAATCTAACCTACGTCGACTACGGTGACAACGGCGCCAGAGATAGATACTTGAGTAAAATCAAATACGCTGAAGGGACGGCGTCGGTTGAGTTTAACTACGAGATTCGTCCGGATCCCATTGTGTCTTACTTTTCCGGTATGGAGTTGCTGACcagtcgtcgtttgacgacAATTAGCACGTCTTCGGCTGTtcccgtcgaagacggtttTGGCGTCGAGACGGCTCCCGTTTATGTACTCAGctacgcgacgtcgtctctgaGTGGCGCAAGTCTGCTCCTGAGTGGCGCAAGTCTGCTCGAGAGCGTGCAACTCTGTTCGGGATGTTTTGAGTTGTGTCAGCCGCCGCTTCAACTGACGTACGAAAGCCCGTCGCCTATCGATATTCCGAGCTTAGCGATTCCGTACGTTTTCGAGATGAATAGCAGCGATACGAGCATGTTCGTTCAATTCTTGCCCGGAATAACGCCCTACAGTCCTGGCGGATTTCCTCTGTATTCACTATGCAGCGTACACGGCCGCGAGCCCATCGTCTATCCGTCTCAGACGGTCATCGAAGATTCGAACGCTCAACTGAATGTTGACgccaacggcgacggcgtcaccGATCTTCTGTTCGTTCAGTACGACGCGAAGTTTGGAATCAGTACCGTTCTGTTTCTCAGCCGAGGGGACGGTAATTTCGAcgcggtgacgtcgtcgtttcgaaagcCGACCGTTCCGTTTTCGGGCTCGCCCGACGATTGTTGCGCGTGGGGAGCTCTTGAGCTCTACGCCGATTCTCTCTTTTTAGACAATCGGGattttttctcgacgtctcATAACGTTTTGCGAACGATATAA
- the LOC136197065 gene encoding uncharacterized protein has product MKTTAVLFLISLAIFVDADVPDCPKSCMGKCSYKETPGSLPIDVSADGQGGMTATIGLQVPRGTGGREPGFTLKYSNNAGNGRLGLGWELSYLPTIARCPKRHMENGVSAKVSFTVDDVFCVSGNQLVLVNGTDTSLSMYDGSQYYADRYDRILYQPFGPRKTRLNQGVTGPEYWIASMPNGVVHVYGQTPDSRVTNANGVVLSWEANCEMDPFGNAINLTYVDYGRDASRDRYLSKIKYAEDTASIEFDYETRPDPIVSYFSGMELLTSRRLTTISTFSAVPVEDGFGVETAPVPVLVYVLSYATSSLSGVSLLESVQLCSGCFELCQPPLRLTYESPPSNDVSNLGFPYDFETNSSDTSMFVRFLPGITPYSPDGFPLLALCGVHGHEPIVYPSQTVMEESNVQLTVDADGDGVTDLLFVQYNATFGLNTVLFRSKGDGNFNAVTSSLRKPTVPLAGTPDDRCAWGALQLYADSIYENTHDFFSTSLNVFANDITGDGNYDLTAVVLTDGPRGIITKKGRCPSEMPKVLIFYVEGTGGGNLVSQGTVVGRHDFNFETGKGCSVLLSDITDSLYQDIVITCADDKGWRVWTILGNSNFTWSEKSVFSNIVPMAPLPNGQNFSRNGQVNRILARDLDGDGSPELVMITPTEKGIEVRVSSSMVNGSFTPIYGNKMIITPSTDVLGSKALSAFFVDVPGSFTRLIVSSANESGWYVYAAQSLGNFSLSDAVALPRGPACASNTVVLAADANGDARPELLAISPGNGSVGLAVHVVALTTDEKVFGRTFSHQYPAIVSPLSSNIKLSDSIITADFTGDGRVDIALFRIPYYTNGKHSYCAVYDSLWHPVIYALPSVRISPSPFDRLTRLVDGNGLTTRINYALMTNDSVYIQESRSRSPKYAQCQTWPNASAIASPIPNVIYTPSARFLVQRIDKDNALGDGSFAYTRYVYRGFARHTRGFGSLGFQYVFAFHNETTLSQLTRHSLDFLAHMHGHPVRIETYRCADSMRQTLLISWQTNEWSSAQKLPTGATDGANVFKYGSYIIALSKQDQLTYTEDGEFFVKRETKTLLYDADGLPYSTLYAVHDASPHSGEFPTLGDNYFTRNVTITHMKPTYAKHSWYVGLPEYAVEIANTTYQSTSSYVDYTSSLTVKSATRTFDAKTGMVSSESLSSGIGADPTKAQSTVTLLYERDDRGNVLVVSSTGADGSAIDNKTMTYDDRGRFQKSLCSGAICQEWRHGHNGEVLLETSKANEKISHAYDALFREIAVVSASSQAKNVKTSFEFCQKANCPSSLKSAVYAKVVDSSVYEYYDGLNRLLGTRWVPQGSDPELIQTNQYDRFGTLSQRFPIHETSDSSNQAIHFLKDSLGRVATINETFRAFVIEDWATFWQTLAVDYSGNRVDVTVRDSSSIGEAKYTPWRQTRVTDARGLTVLTREPNIDQTLQYWYDSNSNLVAVVLRGVETALLYRATFSENGYPSTLSHSNKGTYKYVHDGRGRLVNQTDPSGNVMNFRRNEQNRVVSIFEMLPNGDGGVVLNVSYDKVFPDHIASESGVTTEGLDFGVTNLYDEVLGQLRNVTKTYAGKTVIISHVYDSSNRLQKVVYPDGLVILFQYDKINRINRLTDDSSKRVLWTAQEFDAKGRASKETLGNGLQMERLYEPATVLLKTSKYLDKAMTVRGDENRMVQAEASFSFTVYFDPSSRVSLIRKEVSGAQLYEEALTYDNSYQALTKTSRVNDRRSVSFSYGTFGNLHSKSDVGTYSYPSVASFGANAERLVETAAIYQVSKVSSSSSTYDFEYDERGNRISWNGTFVEYNSKNKPSRIVRGPFSVTFDYSPRGQLLMRKDFVNISSDGSGFGTSILYGQTWYADDLYEEELIRENLTSPTMTKKIQRYYVNSDIVLQKTTSLVSSNSKPTSAYFFLHRDAKGSLHFVTDENGDVVESFDYDVCGRRRDGRTGIPSARYGEVMSRANSQSLTAKEAATMLPSLTSKVTVQFGFDGHIQLDDIGGDLVHMGGRLFDTIHCLFLTPDPFVSDMWRSVGFNTYAYGEFNPMSGIDPSGYSFLSSIGHFFKSTFEKIVHFLEKIIDALANLLRKIPILNKILTLAIDVLAEVTGQFWLSAAWEVVEDRVQGKSWAQALADGLISIASNVIGSVFDAAEGAINAAGDFAGKSVITDLLKLGKVAVDGMKGAAKTAASGQHSLKAISMGAAKSVLSDVFSSVLKAAKQFLKPEADVASSVTHALAYSSVSHLHTEVVAVAKSVAKDVISEVAKDAAKGLLADARKSGFFGVLDDLKGDFLQEGVPKTYVSMHFSNAMNALLQRSADHFGFASSGKSSFGSRKMSEFFGEAHHFGKTLAADRMAGLDKLSASHGLSYSALRNADVVQSFFASEQGKEAKNELLFQEGKCQLIRNPMVSVESLEQDWTGQ; this is encoded by the coding sequence ATGAAAACGACTGCTGTTCTATTTCTTATTTCTTTGGcaattttcgtcgacgctgacGTCCCCGATTGCCCTAAATCGTGCATGGGAAAGTGCTCATATAAGGAAACCCCCGGATCGTTGCCAATCGACGTTTCGGCAGACGGCCAAGGAGGCATGACGGCGACTATAGGACTTCAAGTCCCACGCGGCACGGGTGGTCGCGAGCCGGGCTTCACTCTCAAATACAGCAACAACGCGGGCAACGGACGACTCGGCTTGGGCTGGGAATTGTCGTACCTTCCAACGATAGCACGCTGTCCCAAGCGACACATGGAAAACGGCGTTTCGGCGAAAGTGAGCttcaccgtcgacgacgtcttctgcGTGAGTGGCAATCAATTGgttctcgtcaacggcaCGGATACGAGTCTGTCGATGTACGATGGATCGCAGTATTACGCGGATCGATACGATCGAATTCTCTATCAACCTTTTGGGCCTCGTAAGACGCGACTGAATCAGGGAGTCACCGGACCTGAGTACTGGATCGCTAGCATGccgaacggcgtcgttcaCGTGTACGGACAGACGCCGGATTCACGCGTGACGAACGCCAATGGAGTCGTGCTCTCTTGGGAGGCAAACTGCGAGATGGATCCGTTCGGAAACGCGATTAATCTCACCTACGTCGACTACGGTCGCGACGCCTCCAGAGATAGATACTTGAGTAAAATCAAATATGCCGAAGACACGGCGTCGATTGAGTTTGACTACGAGACTCGTCCGGATCCCATTGTGTCTTACTTTTCCGGTATGGAGTTGCTGACcagtcgtcgtttgacgacAATTAGCACGTTTTCGGCTGTTCCCGTGGAAGACGGTTTTGGCGTCGAGACAGCTCCCGTTCCCGTTCTCGTTTACGTACTCAGctacgcgacgtcgtctctgaGTGGCGTGAGTCTGCTCGAGAGCGTGCAACTCTGTTCGGGTTGTTTTGAGTTGTGTCAACCGCCGCTTCGACTGACGTACGAAAGTCCGCCATCGAACGATGTCTCGAACTTGGGATTTCCGTATGATTTTGAGACGAATAGCAGCGATACGAGCATGTTCGTTCGATTCTTGCCCGGAATAACGCCCTACAGTCCGGACGGATTTCCTCTGTTGGCGCTATGCGGCGTACACGGCCACGAGCCCATAGTCTATCCCTCTCAGACGGTCATGGAAGAGTCGAACGTTCAATTGACTGttgacgccgacggcgacggcgtcaccGATCTTCTTTTCGTTCAATACAACGCGACGTTTGGACTCAATACCGTTTTGTTTCGTAGCAAAGGCGACGGTAATTTCAAcgcggtgacgtcgtcgttgcgaaAGCCGACCGTCCCGTTAGCGGGCACGCCCGATGATCGTTGCGCGTGGGGCGCTCTTCAGCTCTACGCCGACTCTATCTACGAGAACACTcacgattttttctcgacgtcacTGAACGTTTTTGCGAACGATATAACGGGCGATGGGAATTACGATTTGACGGCCGTCGTCCTGACCGACGGTCCAAGAGGTATTATAACGAAGAAAGGACGCTGTCCTTCGGAGATGCCCAAGGTTCTCATATTCTACGTCGAAGGAACGGGCGGCGGAAACCTCGTCTCACAAGGAACGGTCGTCGGTCGTCACGACTTTAATTTCGAAACGGGCAAAGGCTGCTCAGTTCTACTCTCGGACATAACGGACAGTCTCTATCAGGACATCGTGATTACGTGCGCCGACGACAAGGGATGGCGCGTGTGGACGATTCTCGGCAATTCGAATTTCACGTGGTCGGAAAAAAGCGTCTTTTCGAATATCGTTCCCATGGCCCCTTTGCCAAATGGGCAGAACTTCAGTCGAAACGGGCAGGTTAATCGGATTCTAGCTCGGGatctcgacggcgacggatcgCCCGAACTCGTCATGATAACGCCGACAGAGAAAGGAATCGAAGTTCGCGTCTCGAGCTCGATGGTCAACGGATCATTTACGCCGATCTACGGCAATAAGATGATCataacgccgtcgacggacgtTCTCGGATCGAAGGCGCTCTCGGCGTTCTTTGTCGACGTGCCCGGGAGCTTTACTCGATTGATCGTCAGCTCGGCTAACGAGTCAGGTTGGTACGTATACGCGGCGCAGAGTCTAGGGAATTTTAGCCTGAGTGATGCGGTGGCGTTGCCGCGCGGTCCCGCGTGCGCTTCGAATACCGTCGTTCTCGCGGCCGATGCCAACGGCGACGCTCGTCCCGAGCTTCTCGCTATAAGTCCCGGTAACGGTAGCGTCGGACTCGCcgtgcacgtcgtcgccttgacGACGGATGAGAAAGTTTTCGGTAGGACGTTTTCTCACCAATATCCTGCGATCGTGTCTCCTCTCAGCAGCAACATTAAACTATCCGATTCGATCATTACGGCTGATTTTACCGGAGACGGGCGAGTGGATATTGCCCTGTTTCGCATTCCGTACTACACCAACGGAAAGCATTCGTACTGTGCCGTGTACGATTCGCTGTGGCACCCTGTTATCTATGCTCTTCCGTCCGTACGAATTTCTCCGTCGCCTTTCGATCGACTCacgcgactcgtcgacggcaacgggtTGACGACTCGAATCAATTACGCGCTCATGACGAACGACTCGGTCTACATCCAAGAGTCTCGTAGTCGTAGTCCCAAGTATGCTCAGTGTCAGACATGGCCAAACGCGAGTGCAATAGCGTCGCCGATTCCGAACGTCATCTACACGCCCTCGGCCCGATTTCTCGTGCAGCGAATCGACAAGGATAATGCTCTCGGCGACGGGAGTTTCGCCTACACGCGCTACGTCTATCGCGGTTTCGCGAGACACACGCGCGGCTTCGGATCGCTGGGGTTCCAATACGTCTTCGCTTTTCacaacgagacgacgttgtcgcAGCTGACGCGTCACAgtctcgattttctcgcgcacATGCACGGTCATCCCGTGCGGATCGAAACATATCGATGCGCCGATTCGATGAGACAAACGCTTTTGATATCTTGGCAAACGAACGAGTGGTCGTCCGCTCAGAAGCTTCCGACCGGCGCGACCGACGGCGCGAACGTATTCAAGTACGGATCGTATATAATTGCTTTGTCGAAGCAGGATCAGTTGACGTACACGGAAGACGGGGAGTTCTTCGTGAAGAgagagacgaagacgttgctctacgacgccgacggcttGCCGTATTCTACTCTCTACGCCGTACACGACGCTAGTCCGCACTCGGGCGAATTTCCTACGCTCGGAGACAATTATTTCACGCGAAACGTCACCATCACGCACATGAAACCGACGTACGCGAAGCACTCCTGGTACGTCGGGCTACCGGAGTATGCTGTCGAGATAGCGAATACGACGTATCAAAGTACTAGTTCCTACGTCGATTATACGTCGTCTTTGACTGTGAAGAGTGCCACGAGGACTTTTGACGCTAAGACGGGTATGGTGTCATCAGAGTCTTTGAGTTCCGGTATTGGAGCTGATCCCACTAAGGCTCAGAGTACGGTGACGCTTCTTTacgaacgcgacgaccgCGGTAACGTCCTCGTCGTGTCGTCTACGGGCGCCGATGGATCGGCTATCGATAACAAAACAATGACGTACGACGATCGCGGTCGATTTCAGAAGTCGCTTTGCAGCGGCGCGATCTGCCAGGAGTGGCGGCACGGTCACAACGGCGAAGTGCTACTCGAAACTTCGAAAGCGAATGAAAAGATTAGTCACGCCTACGACGCTTTGTTTCGCGAAATTGCCGTCGTTTCCGCTTCGAGCCAAGCGAAGAACGTGAAAACGTCGTTCGAGTTCTGCCAAAAGGCGAATTGTCCTAGTTCGTTAAAATCGGCCGTCTACGCGAAGGTCGTGGATAGTTCGGTCTACGAGTACTACGACGGACTGAACAGGCTCTTGGGAACGAGATGGGTACCCCAAGGAAGCGACCCCGAGCTGATTCAAACGAATCAGTACGACCGTTTCGGCACGCTTTCGCAGAGATTTCCAATTCACGAAACGTCCGATTCGAGCAACCAGGCGATACATTTCCTCAAAGATTCGCTCGGTCGCGTAGCGACCATCAATGAAACATTCCGAGCATTCGTCATCGAAGACTGGGCGACCTTCTGGCAGACGTTGGCTGTCGACTACAGCGGtaatcgcgtcgacgtcaccgtgcgcgattcgtcgtcgatcggcgaAGCGAAATACACGCCGTGGCGACAGACTCGCGTGACGGACGCTCGCGGATTGACCGTGTTGACGCGAGAGCCGAACATCGATCAGACGCTTCAGTATTGGTACGACTCGAATAGCAACCTCGTTGCCGTCGTGCTCAGAGGCGTCGAAACCGCGCTGCTTTATCGCGCGACGTTTTCCGAGAACGGGTATCCCAGTACGTTGTCTCATTCCAATAAGGGAACGTATAAGTACGTTCACGACGGTCGTGGACGTCTTGTTAACCAGACCGATCCCAGTGGTAATGTTATGAATTTTCGTCGAAATGAGCAGAATCGAgtcgtttcgatttttgaAATGTTGCCCAATGGAGATGGTGGAGTCGTTTTGAACGTTTCGTACGACAAAGTGTTTCCCGATCACATCGCTTCGGAATCGGGGGTAACAACCGAGGGACTCGATTTTGGAGTAACGAATCTTTACGACGAAGTCTTGGGACAACTTAGAAATGTAACGAAAACGTACGCTGGGAAAACTGTCATCATTAGTCACGTGTACGACAGCAGTAATCGCTTACAGAAAGTCGTCTATCCGGATGGGCTGGTTATCCTGTTTCAGTACGACAAAATCAATAGGATTAATCGATTAACAGACGACTCGTCGAAGCGCGTTCTGTGGACTGCTCAAGAGTTCGACGCTAAAGGACGAGCAAGCAAGGAGACCTTGGGCAATGGTCTTCAAATGGAACGTCTCTACGAACCCGCGACCGTTCTGCTTAAAACGTCGAAGTATCTCGACAAAGCTATGACCGTTCGAGGCGACGAAAATCGCATGGTGCAAGCCGAggcatcgttttctttcaccGTATATTTCGATCCGTCGAGTCGAGTATCTCTTATCAGGAAAGAAGTCTCCGGGGCGCAACTCTACGAAGAGGCACTGACGTATGACAATAGCTATCAGGCTCTTACGAAGACGAGTCGGGtaaacgatcgtcgttcggTATCGTTTTCCTACGGAACGTTTGGAAATCTTCATTCGAAATCGGACGTCGGTACCTACTCGTATCCAAGCGTGGCGTCGTTTGGCGCGAACGCTGAACGACTCGTAGAAACGGCGGCAATATATCAAGTGTCGAAAGtatcttcatcgtcttcgacaTACGATTTCGAATACGACGAGAGAGGAAATCGTATATCGTGGAACGGCACCTTTGTCGAATATAATTCCAAGAACAAGCCGTCTCGTATCGTCCGCGGACCGTTCTCCGTCACCTTCGACTATTCGCCTCGAGGCCAGCTCTTGATGCGAAAAGATTTCGTGAATATAAGTTCTGACGGTAGCGGATTTGGAACGTCCATACTCTACGGTCAAACGTGGTATGCCGACGATTTGTACGAGGAGGAGTTAATACGCGAAAATCTCACGAGTCCTACTATGACGAAGAAGATACAGAGGTACTACGTCAACTCGGACATCGTCCtccaaaagacgacgagtctCGTGTCATCAAATTCGAAGCCGACGTCAGCTTATTTCTTTCTGCATCGCGACGCAAAAGGTTCGTTGCACTTCGTCACGGACGAAAACGGGGACGTTGTTGAATCGTTTGACTACGACGTGTgcggtcgacgacgagacgggCGCACGGGAATTCCGTCCGCGCGCTACGGTGAAGTTATGTCCCGCGCCAATTCCCAGTCGTTGACCGCTAAAGAGGCCGCGACTATGCTACCGTCTCTAACTTCGAAAGTAACCGTGCAATTCGGCTTCGACGGGCATATTCAATTAGACGACATCGGCGGCGATTTGGTGCACATGGGAGGTCGACTATTCGACACTATTCACTGTCTCTTTCTCACTCCGGATCCTTTTGTTAGCGACATGTGGCGTTCGGTTGGCTTCAATACCTACGCTTACGGCGAATTTAATCCCATGTCCGGTATCGATCCGAGTGGCTACAgctttctctcgtcgatcgGTCACTTCTTCAAATCCACGTTCGAGAAAATCGTTCACTTTCTGGAGAAAATCATCGACGCCCTAGCGAATCTGCTGCGAAAAATCCCCATACTGAACAAAATTCTCACGCTGGCCATCGACGTCCTCGCCGAAGTCACCGGCCAATTTTGGCTCTCGGCCGCGTGggaagtcgtcgaagatcGCGTGCAAGGAAAGAGCTGGGCGCAGGCGTTGGCCGACGGTTTGATCAGCATCGCAAGCAATGTCATCGGTTCGGtgttcgacgccgccgaaggCGCTATCAACGCGGCGGGTGACTTTGCCGGTAAGAGCGTCATAACCGATCTTCTTAAACTCGGAaaagtcgccgtcgacgggatGAAAGGagcggcgaaaacggcggcgagTGGTCAGCATTCGCTCAAAGCGATATCGATGGGAGCGGCGAAGTCGGTTCTTTCGGACGTATTTTCTAGCGTTTTGAAAGCGGCGAAACAATTTCTCAAGCCCGAAGCGGACGTCGCCTCTTCGGTGACGCACGCGCTCGCGTACAGCAGCGTCTCTCATCTGCACACtgaagtcgtcgccgtcgcgaaatCTGTCGCTAAGGACGTGATCAGCGAGGTTGCTAAGGACGCTGCGAAAGGCCTTTTAGCCGACGCGCGAAAGAGCGGCTTCTTCGGCGTTCTCGACGACCTCAAAGGGGATTTTCTGCAGGAAGGCGTTCCGAAGACTTACGTGTCAATGCACTTCTCTAACGCAATGAACGCGCTTTTGCAGCGATCTGCCGATCATTTCGGGTTCGCTAGCAGTGGCAAGAGCTCGTTTGGAAGTCGAAAAATGAGCGAGTTCTTCGGCGAGGCGCACCACTTTGGTAAAACGCTCGCCGCGGACAGAATGGCTGGTCTCGATAAGTTGTCTGCTTCGCACGGGCTGTCGTACTCGGCTCTCCGCAATGCCGACGTTGTTCAGTCGTTTTTTGCTAGCGAGCAGGGCAAGGAAGCAAAAAATGAACTTTTGTTTCAGGAGGGCAAATGCCAACTGATAAGAAACCCTATGGTGAGCGTTGAAAGTCTCGAGCAAGATTGGACTGGTCAATAA